From the Deinococcus misasensis DSM 22328 genome, one window contains:
- a CDS encoding mandelate racemase/muconate lactonizing enzyme family protein gives MKIQSIELFLYRLPMKSALKWGAVSAMSTADAALVRVTLQDGTSGEGEALARPTIYGETLHSFQGIVDLLRPRLVGMDIEDEAGLWKTLQGVANNHTIKGAIDSALWEARFRAKGQDLFAALQGPHTSLKVSFILGITDLEGMLKEAREVHASGVRVLKVKVGRDYQKDLQVIHALKSELPDMELYADSNETLTPEVAPDILTAMREAGLLWVEEPLPVHQTRARMELKKLGVLPIIADDSCFTLGQLERELDLDTFDILNIKPPRSGITGSLKMLEMAKTAGKSVMIGSQAGNLTSMRHSALIASMEGVDKPSELTFFLKLGGDISGPNPVLSDGHLQLSDLQNLRPDPEKLELYKATLF, from the coding sequence GTGAAGATCCAGAGCATCGAACTGTTTTTGTACCGCCTGCCCATGAAAAGTGCCCTGAAGTGGGGCGCAGTTTCTGCGATGAGCACGGCAGATGCGGCTCTGGTGCGCGTAACACTGCAGGATGGCACTTCCGGCGAGGGTGAAGCGCTGGCCCGTCCCACCATTTACGGAGAAACCCTGCACAGCTTTCAGGGCATCGTGGACCTTCTGAGACCCCGTCTGGTGGGCATGGACATCGAAGATGAGGCCGGACTCTGGAAAACCCTGCAAGGGGTGGCGAACAACCACACCATCAAAGGGGCCATTGATTCTGCCCTCTGGGAAGCCCGTTTTCGAGCAAAAGGGCAGGACCTGTTTGCAGCTTTGCAAGGCCCGCACACGTCCCTGAAGGTCAGTTTCATTCTGGGGATCACAGATCTGGAGGGCATGCTCAAAGAGGCCAGAGAAGTGCATGCCTCTGGGGTGCGGGTCCTGAAAGTGAAAGTGGGTCGGGATTACCAGAAAGACCTGCAAGTGATCCATGCATTGAAAAGCGAACTCCCGGACATGGAACTGTACGCAGACAGCAACGAAACCCTCACTCCAGAGGTGGCCCCAGACATCCTGACCGCCATGCGCGAGGCCGGGCTTTTGTGGGTGGAGGAACCCCTCCCGGTGCATCAAACCCGCGCACGCATGGAACTGAAGAAACTCGGGGTTTTGCCGATCATTGCAGACGATTCCTGTTTCACGCTCGGCCAACTGGAACGCGAACTGGACCTGGACACTTTCGACATCCTGAACATCAAACCCCCCAGAAGTGGCATCACCGGAAGCCTGAAAATGCTGGAGATGGCAAAAACTGCCGGAAAAAGCGTGATGATCGGGTCACAGGCCGGAAACCTGACCAGCATGCGTCACAGTGCCCTGATCGCCAGCATGGAAGGCGTGGACAAACCCAGCGAACTGACCTTTTTCCTGAAACTGGGCGGAGACATCTCTGGGCCAAATCCTGTGCTGTCAGATGGACATTTGCAGCTGTCTGACCTGCAGAACCTGAGGCCGGATCCAGAAAAATTGGAGCTGTACAAAGCCACGTTGTTCTGA
- a CDS encoding Gfo/Idh/MocA family protein, producing the protein MKWGILGAARIARDHLVHAIREAGGTVEMVAARDPEKARQFAQDMDIEHAGSYAALLEHPDLEVVYVPLPNSEHLEWTVKALEAGKHVLCEKPLTLNVQQAQQMLEAQKGSGKLVLEAFSYRYHPQITEMLEVLQSGEIGDIRAMRSVFAFNLDRPDDIRWDPKLGGGALYDVGSYCIDLMRLTTGELPKNVQAMAHMTDRQVDTTTSALLEFSGCIGQLVTSFELPFQQGFEVLGTKGSLQLDAPFANDDYEATLTVNGKARKFDKVNVYAEMVRHFEKAISGKTPLKYPLETDAMVQMQALEQVLCKINHPSV; encoded by the coding sequence ATGAAATGGGGAATTCTTGGAGCTGCACGCATTGCCAGAGACCATCTGGTGCATGCCATCCGTGAAGCTGGAGGCACCGTGGAAATGGTGGCCGCCAGAGATCCAGAAAAGGCCCGTCAATTCGCTCAGGACATGGACATTGAACACGCTGGATCTTATGCCGCGTTGCTTGAGCATCCTGATCTGGAAGTGGTTTATGTGCCTCTGCCCAACTCAGAGCACCTGGAATGGACCGTCAAGGCCCTTGAAGCAGGCAAGCATGTGCTGTGTGAAAAGCCTCTGACTTTGAATGTTCAGCAGGCCCAGCAGATGCTCGAAGCCCAGAAAGGCTCTGGAAAGCTGGTTCTGGAGGCGTTTTCTTACCGTTACCATCCACAGATCACCGAGATGCTGGAGGTGCTCCAGTCCGGTGAAATCGGAGACATCCGGGCGATGCGTTCGGTGTTCGCTTTCAATCTGGACCGTCCCGACGACATCCGCTGGGATCCCAAACTGGGCGGAGGTGCCCTCTACGATGTGGGTTCTTACTGCATCGACCTGATGCGTCTAACCACCGGCGAGCTCCCCAAAAACGTGCAGGCCATGGCCCACATGACCGACAGGCAAGTGGACACCACCACATCTGCATTGCTGGAGTTTTCTGGATGCATCGGACAACTGGTGACCTCTTTTGAGTTGCCGTTCCAGCAGGGTTTTGAGGTGCTTGGCACCAAGGGAAGCCTGCAACTGGACGCCCCTTTTGCCAACGACGACTACGAGGCAACGCTGACCGTGAACGGCAAAGCCCGCAAGTTTGACAAGGTCAATGTGTACGCCGAAATGGTGCGTCACTTTGAAAAGGCCATTTCGGGGAAAACGCCCCTGAAATACCCTCTGGAAACCGATGCCATGGTGCAAATGCAGGCTCTGGAACAGGTGCTCTGCAAAATCAACCACCCTTCGGTGTAG
- a CDS encoding GMC family oxidoreductase: MTHDFIVIGAGSAGCVMARRLLDAGAKVLLLEAGGKDGDPRIKIPAAFSQLFRTSYDWELYTQPQRHLLGRSLYWPRGRTLGGSGAINAMIVIRGHQEDYSKWGKDWEWEKVLPYFKRIEQHFLNTPDHGQQGLMHVSERQFTHPITTAMVQAALQMGFPACADFNTGKPYGFGPYHVNHRKGERHSPFHAYLQGKTGYTLKTGAQVLRILLHRKEARGVAYLHQGRVQQAFASQGIILTAGAIHSPHLLMHSGIGDPQVLKAAGVDLQHALPGVGQNLQDHPAVPLIFQAKASDTLETALQAQNVLTYALKRQGPLASNVAEAGGFIKTRSDLTAPDVQYHLAPVYYRDHGITPPPMAAFTLGPTLLTPDSRGKLWIDGPDPTKAPLIDPHYLHEPDDLYRLVRGVEIARDIAHQAALKPYRGKELLPGHKDLQFHVQSALQTLYHPVGTCQMGDHDQAVVDARFKVRGLERLYVADASVMPTLPRGNTQFPTMMLAERAAEWLLEDLGHRVDS; encoded by the coding sequence ATGACCCATGATTTCATTGTGATTGGCGCAGGCAGCGCTGGATGTGTGATGGCCCGCAGATTGCTGGATGCAGGGGCCAAAGTGCTGCTGCTGGAAGCAGGAGGCAAAGACGGGGATCCGCGCATCAAGATCCCTGCGGCCTTCAGCCAGTTGTTCCGCACCTCCTATGACTGGGAACTGTACACCCAACCCCAGAGGCACCTGCTGGGTCGCAGCCTGTACTGGCCCAGAGGGCGCACCCTCGGAGGCTCTGGTGCCATCAATGCCATGATCGTGATCCGGGGCCATCAGGAGGATTACAGCAAGTGGGGGAAGGATTGGGAATGGGAAAAGGTGCTGCCTTATTTCAAGCGCATTGAACAGCACTTCTTGAACACGCCTGATCATGGTCAACAGGGTCTGATGCATGTCTCAGAGAGGCAATTCACCCATCCCATCACCACGGCGATGGTTCAGGCCGCTTTGCAGATGGGTTTTCCAGCCTGTGCAGATTTCAACACCGGAAAGCCTTATGGTTTTGGCCCCTACCATGTGAACCACCGCAAAGGAGAGCGGCATTCGCCCTTTCATGCCTACCTGCAAGGCAAGACAGGTTATACCCTCAAAACCGGAGCGCAAGTGCTACGCATCCTGTTGCACCGCAAAGAGGCCAGAGGGGTTGCTTACCTCCATCAGGGCAGGGTGCAGCAGGCTTTTGCATCGCAGGGGATCATCCTGACCGCTGGAGCCATCCATTCACCACATTTGTTGATGCACTCGGGCATTGGGGATCCGCAAGTGCTGAAAGCAGCAGGTGTGGACTTGCAGCATGCTTTGCCGGGGGTGGGTCAGAATTTGCAGGACCATCCAGCGGTGCCTCTGATTTTTCAAGCGAAGGCTTCAGATACCCTTGAAACCGCCTTGCAAGCTCAAAACGTGCTGACTTATGCCCTGAAAAGGCAGGGTCCTCTGGCCAGCAATGTGGCAGAGGCGGGAGGATTCATCAAGACCCGCAGCGATCTTACTGCGCCAGATGTGCAGTACCACCTTGCCCCGGTGTACTACAGGGACCACGGCATCACCCCTCCGCCCATGGCTGCATTCACACTGGGACCCACCTTGCTGACCCCGGACAGCAGGGGAAAACTCTGGATTGATGGACCGGATCCCACCAAAGCCCCCTTGATTGACCCCCATTACCTTCACGAGCCCGATGACCTGTACCGTCTGGTGCGTGGTGTGGAAATTGCCAGAGACATTGCCCATCAGGCAGCCCTCAAACCGTACAGGGGCAAGGAGTTGCTGCCCGGACACAAGGACCTGCAGTTCCATGTCCAGAGCGCATTGCAGACCCTTTACCACCCTGTGGGCACCTGCCAGATGGGAGATCACGATCAGGCCGTGGTGGATGCCCGTTTCAAGGTGAGGGGTCTGGAACGCCTGTATGTGGCAGATGCTTCTGTGATGCCCACCCTGCCACGGGGCAACACCCAGTTTCCCACCATGATGCTGGCTGAACGGGCGGCAGAGTGGCTGCTCGAAGATCTGGGTCATCGCGTTGATTCGTGA
- a CDS encoding acyl-CoA thioesterase: MEYTTHIRVRYAETDQMGVAHHSNYAVWMELSRVEFMRELGMDYKTVEENGVYLMLTRLDVQYRKAARFDDLIQIHVKVAEVKSRTMAFTYTLTNEKGETVALARTEHVATDKTYRLVRIPENLLSKMT; the protein is encoded by the coding sequence ATGGAATACACCACCCACATCCGCGTCCGCTACGCCGAAACCGACCAGATGGGCGTCGCCCACCACAGCAATTACGCGGTCTGGATGGAGCTCTCCCGGGTGGAATTCATGCGTGAATTGGGCATGGATTACAAAACCGTTGAAGAGAACGGCGTTTACCTGATGCTGACCCGTCTGGACGTGCAGTACCGCAAAGCCGCCCGTTTTGATGACCTGATCCAGATCCATGTGAAAGTTGCAGAGGTGAAATCCCGCACCATGGCCTTCACGTACACCCTGACCAACGAGAAAGGGGAGACGGTGGCTCTGGCCCGCACCGAGCACGTTGCAACCGACAAAACCTACCGTTTGGTAAGAATTCCTGAAAACTTGCTTTCCAAGATGACCTAA
- a CDS encoding YcjF family protein — protein sequence MLPIIKQVLDNFKFDIEPNKTPAQNAEDVIKGASTLSAVIAAEPIPVADILLITPVQMKMVIHIGKIYGFELNRKRAREIVMELGASFAYGLVARQAMRQVAKVVAPVLGGVITAPLVYGWTFALGKMTEEYFKRKKLGLELTDAERKELARKTFDAEYRRAEENPDLISKKSLPSQASKTEPETFKPDQN from the coding sequence ATGCTGCCCATCATCAAACAAGTGCTCGACAACTTCAAGTTCGACATCGAACCAAACAAAACCCCTGCCCAGAATGCCGAAGATGTGATCAAGGGGGCCTCCACCCTCTCTGCGGTCATTGCAGCTGAACCCATTCCCGTGGCCGACATTTTGCTGATCACTCCGGTCCAGATGAAAATGGTCATCCACATCGGCAAAATTTACGGCTTTGAACTGAACCGCAAAAGGGCCAGAGAGATCGTGATGGAACTTGGGGCGTCTTTTGCTTACGGTCTGGTGGCCCGTCAGGCCATGCGTCAGGTCGCCAAGGTGGTGGCCCCAGTGCTGGGTGGGGTGATCACAGCCCCTCTGGTGTACGGATGGACGTTTGCTCTGGGCAAGATGACCGAGGAGTACTTCAAGCGCAAAAAACTGGGACTGGAACTCACCGACGCAGAACGCAAGGAACTGGCCCGCAAAACCTTTGACGCCGAGTACCGCCGTGCCGAAGAGAACCCTGACCTGATCAGCAAAAAGTCCTTGCCCTCTCAGGCATCCAAAACCGAACCAGAGACCTTCAAACCCGATCAGAATTGA
- a CDS encoding response regulator, translated as MASNPKILVIDDQNVNLILIEKALRSGEYQNIVTTSNPEDGLNRILHDKPDLVLLDLIMPRLNGLEILEQLRSVTEKLPPILVVTSENSENMQQKALDAGARQVIKKPFQRAELLDTVRQWLSYVY; from the coding sequence ATGGCAAGCAACCCCAAAATCCTGGTGATTGATGATCAGAACGTCAACCTGATTCTGATCGAAAAAGCATTGCGTTCAGGGGAGTACCAGAACATTGTCACCACCAGCAACCCAGAGGACGGTTTAAATCGCATTCTTCACGACAAACCCGACCTGGTGCTGCTCGACCTGATCATGCCCCGCCTGAACGGTCTTGAAATTCTGGAACAGCTGAGAAGTGTCACAGAAAAACTGCCACCCATTCTGGTGGTTACCTCTGAGAACAGCGAAAACATGCAACAAAAAGCTCTGGATGCCGGAGCACGTCAGGTGATCAAAAAACCTTTCCAGCGTGCAGAACTGCTGGACACTGTCCGACAGTGGCTGTCCTACGTTTACTGA
- a CDS encoding AAA family ATPase, with protein MLSREATPYPLKDQPILIVVGVTGVGKSTTLDELQALGVKFTLLPNRREVTDDFIFNGEVIKDRTERFKRTALFRETHPGGMGQLLTELHLQEAPEHTLIFDGLRGLEEVQYAAEHSKSRFIVLDAPDLVRAGRLLGRGDGFDQVNVQASGDTLSSLKNLKGIDQVFSEEDILALSQLDARPEDILAKVKIVVDERQNYDPKEANAYLTGLHDSERVLYVDTTVHNPAQVAALVRDWL; from the coding sequence ATGTTGAGCCGTGAAGCCACTCCTTACCCGTTAAAAGACCAGCCCATCCTGATTGTGGTGGGCGTGACCGGGGTGGGCAAAAGCACCACCCTGGACGAGCTGCAGGCCCTCGGGGTGAAATTCACCTTGCTGCCCAACCGCCGGGAAGTCACCGACGATTTCATTTTCAATGGCGAGGTGATCAAGGACCGCACCGAGCGTTTCAAGCGCACAGCCCTTTTTCGTGAAACCCATCCCGGAGGCATGGGACAGCTTTTGACCGAGCTTCACCTGCAAGAAGCCCCAGAGCACACCCTGATTTTTGATGGTTTGCGTGGCCTCGAAGAGGTGCAATATGCAGCAGAACATTCAAAAAGCCGTTTCATTGTGCTGGACGCTCCAGATCTGGTGCGGGCTGGCCGTTTGCTGGGCCGTGGGGACGGTTTCGATCAGGTGAATGTGCAAGCCTCTGGAGACACCCTGTCTTCCCTGAAAAACCTGAAGGGCATCGATCAGGTGTTTTCTGAGGAGGACATTCTGGCCCTGTCCCAACTGGACGCCAGACCAGAGGACATCCTCGCCAAAGTCAAAATCGTGGTGGATGAACGGCAAAATTACGATCCCAAAGAAGCCAATGCTTACCTGACGGGCCTTCATGACAGCGAACGGGTGCTCTATGTGGACACCACCGTTCACAACCCTGCACAGGTGGCTGCACTGGTGAGGGACTGGCTGTGA
- a CDS encoding alpha/beta fold hydrolase, with the protein MQQEHSRTLELHGRTIHYLEAGQGPELVLLHGTAIDSAWLSYGKHLMHFAQHFHVIAPDFPGYGRSTDPEKRYKTRDHVEFLPDFFQAVGLQKASVVAFSMGGAIALQVALKHPELFEKLVLVDSFGLFGTIHVPLIPRLGIRAEKFALWLWDVSKRFPAVLGLVLKLLVIHNPRLVTRELLRELQDEMHNPETFLRWMQSELGWTRYNTNLYQELPQLQVPTLLLHAQQDRVTPASRTHYAVKKIPGARHMIIPRSGHWVMREQPEVWRKCVLDFLLEGRITS; encoded by the coding sequence ATGCAACAGGAACATTCTCGAACATTGGAACTCCATGGACGCACCATTCATTACTTGGAAGCTGGACAGGGACCCGAACTGGTCTTGCTGCACGGCACAGCCATCGACTCTGCGTGGCTGAGTTATGGCAAGCACCTGATGCACTTTGCCCAGCATTTTCATGTGATTGCACCAGATTTTCCCGGTTATGGCAGAAGCACCGACCCCGAGAAGCGCTACAAAACCCGGGATCACGTGGAATTCCTGCCTGATTTTTTTCAGGCGGTGGGTTTGCAAAAAGCCTCGGTGGTGGCTTTTTCCATGGGAGGGGCCATTGCCCTGCAAGTGGCACTCAAGCATCCAGAGCTGTTCGAAAAACTGGTTTTGGTGGACAGCTTCGGCCTTTTTGGGACCATTCATGTGCCCCTGATTCCCAGATTGGGCATTCGAGCAGAAAAGTTTGCGCTGTGGCTGTGGGATGTGAGCAAAAGGTTCCCAGCGGTGCTTGGACTGGTCCTGAAGTTGCTGGTGATCCACAACCCCAGACTGGTCACCCGTGAACTCCTGAGGGAGCTGCAAGACGAAATGCACAATCCAGAGACTTTCCTGCGCTGGATGCAGTCTGAACTCGGGTGGACCCGTTACAACACCAACCTGTATCAGGAGTTGCCCCAGTTGCAGGTGCCCACCTTGCTGCTGCACGCCCAGCAAGACCGGGTGACTCCAGCCAGCAGAACCCATTACGCTGTGAAAAAAATCCCGGGTGCCCGCCACATGATCATTCCCAGAAGCGGGCACTGGGTCATGCGGGAACAGCCCGAGGTATGGCGCAAATGCGTGCTGGATTTCTTGCTGGAAGGCAGAATCACCTCTTGA
- the glmM gene encoding phosphoglucosamine mutase produces the protein MTERKFFGTDGVRGVAGQPPLTAGWVLELGQAAAEVLKRNFDRPSVVIGKDTRYSGDMLEAALAAGLTARGVNVIHVGVMPTPGVSFLTRHLKASAGVVISASHNPYDDNGIKFFGSNGEKLSDSLELEIESLIGEQPDLSSVTGAQMGTVTNYREAERLYTDYLASLAPRLDGLRIALDCANGAAYRIAPKVFQRAGADVFAVYTTPDGLNINRNCGSTHMEHLRLLVREGDFDLGIAFDGDADRALLVDSRGNIVQGDHILYLTARARNEKRVVTTIMANMGLEVKLKQEGIHLERTAVGDRYVHERMVEKALTLGGEQSGHILFTDISPTGDGILTALQVLKASKQQGMTLDQLHDTLVMFPQTLLNVRCADKHGIAKRPEVQAAVKVAEEKLSGRGRINLRPSGTEPIVRVMVEGPDQSEIEEIAEEVAAVIRSLQ, from the coding sequence ATGACTGAACGCAAGTTTTTTGGAACCGATGGCGTCCGGGGCGTCGCCGGTCAACCTCCCCTCACGGCAGGCTGGGTGCTGGAGCTTGGACAGGCTGCCGCCGAAGTTTTGAAGCGCAATTTTGACCGTCCCAGCGTGGTGATTGGCAAAGACACCCGTTACTCTGGGGACATGCTGGAAGCCGCCCTTGCTGCGGGCCTCACCGCCAGAGGGGTCAATGTGATCCATGTGGGGGTCATGCCCACCCCCGGTGTGAGTTTCCTGACACGTCACCTGAAAGCCAGTGCAGGTGTGGTGATCAGTGCCAGCCACAACCCTTATGACGACAACGGCATCAAGTTTTTCGGTTCCAACGGAGAGAAGCTTTCCGATTCTCTGGAACTGGAAATCGAGTCCCTGATTGGCGAACAACCCGACCTTTCCAGCGTGACCGGAGCCCAGATGGGTACCGTCACCAACTACCGTGAGGCCGAGCGTCTGTACACCGATTACCTCGCCAGCCTTGCCCCCCGTCTGGACGGCCTGAGGATTGCTCTGGACTGTGCCAACGGTGCTGCATACCGCATTGCCCCCAAAGTGTTCCAACGGGCCGGAGCAGATGTGTTCGCGGTTTACACCACTCCCGATGGACTGAACATCAACCGCAACTGCGGATCCACCCACATGGAACACCTGCGTTTGCTGGTCCGCGAAGGGGATTTCGACCTCGGGATCGCCTTTGATGGAGATGCAGACCGTGCCCTTCTGGTGGATTCCAGAGGCAACATCGTGCAGGGAGACCACATCCTCTACCTGACCGCCAGAGCCCGCAACGAGAAGCGCGTGGTGACCACCATCATGGCCAACATGGGTCTGGAAGTGAAGCTCAAGCAGGAAGGCATCCATCTGGAACGCACCGCTGTCGGTGACCGTTACGTGCACGAACGCATGGTGGAAAAAGCCCTGACCCTTGGCGGAGAGCAGTCCGGCCACATCCTGTTCACGGACATCAGCCCCACCGGAGACGGCATCCTGACCGCTTTGCAGGTCCTGAAGGCCAGCAAGCAGCAAGGCATGACCCTGGACCAGCTTCACGACACCCTCGTGATGTTCCCCCAGACCCTCCTGAACGTGCGCTGCGCAGACAAGCATGGCATCGCCAAACGCCCAGAGGTGCAAGCTGCTGTCAAAGTTGCCGAAGAAAAACTCTCGGGCAGAGGCCGCATCAACCTGCGTCCCAGTGGCACCGAACCCATCGTGCGTGTGATGGTGGAAGGCCCCGATCAATCCGAAATCGAAGAGATCGCCGAAGAAGTGGCTGCTGTGATCCGTTCACTCCAGTAA
- a CDS encoding cysteine hydrolase family protein: MKTALLVIDVQDSFKALPRWEKRNNPAFEANLSKLIAECRALGHEIIWIMHQEFDDLQNPFHPEHPAYHLMDFLDRKPEEVLFEKTTRNSFTSTGLQQHLTQRGIQHLIVTGIQTEQCCETTTRVAGDLGYGVSYVTEATLTFPIKHWAKDEFISTEEIVKATEYHLAGRFATIHTVESVLEQLKSQRVPVLY, encoded by the coding sequence ATGAAAACCGCTCTGCTGGTCATTGATGTGCAGGATTCCTTCAAAGCCCTCCCCCGCTGGGAAAAACGCAACAACCCTGCGTTTGAAGCGAACCTGTCAAAACTCATCGCGGAATGTCGGGCTCTGGGACATGAAATCATCTGGATCATGCATCAGGAATTTGATGACCTGCAAAATCCTTTTCACCCAGAGCATCCTGCTTACCATTTGATGGATTTTCTGGACCGCAAGCCTGAAGAAGTGCTGTTTGAGAAAACCACCCGCAATTCTTTTACTTCTACGGGTTTGCAGCAACACCTGACCCAGAGGGGCATCCAGCACCTGATCGTCACAGGCATCCAGACCGAGCAGTGCTGTGAAACCACCACCAGAGTGGCTGGAGATCTGGGCTACGGGGTTTCTTATGTCACCGAGGCCACCCTGACTTTCCCCATCAAGCACTGGGCCAAAGACGAATTCATTTCTACGGAAGAAATCGTGAAGGCCACCGAATACCATCTGGCCGGGCGTTTTGCCACCATCCACACCGTGGAAAGCGTGCTGGAACAACTCAAGAGCCAGAGGGTTCCTGTGTTGTACTAA